The Rhizobium oryzihabitans genomic sequence CCGAAGCTACCGACCGCCAAAAGTGAAGAGCCGATCGCATTGATTATCGGCATGCCGGTTGCCAGAATGAGCGCGGGTACGATCAAGAAACCGCCGCCGATCCCGAAGAAGCCAGATGCCGATCCGGCGACAAATGCGACGGCGGCCGTGACGAGGCAGGTGCGCAGATCCGCAGGACGTTCCGGAGCGCTTCCGGGCTTACGCGGACGCAGCATGAGGATGCCGACGAGGACCATCAGCAGGCCAAACAAGAAAAGCAGCCGCTGACCGTCGACGAGTTTGCCGAGGGTCGAGCCGGCGAACGCGCCGAGTGTGCCGATGCCTGCGAAGATGATCGCACAGCGCCAGCGGACATTGCCGCTCTTCGCATGGCCGATGAGATTGGCGAAGGCGTTGACGGATACGGCGAGCGCGCTGGTTCCTATGGCAATATGCGGTTGGGTTACTCCGACCACGTAGAGCAGCAAAGGCGTCGCCAGGATCGAGCCACCACCCCCGACGAGACCCAGGGAGAAGCCGACGAGGCCGCCCGAAGCGAATGCCGGGCCGAGATTGGCAAGCATGGCTCACACCTTCCCGGCCAGAAATCGATCATGGGTGACCATTCCGATGAACATGGCGACCGCGAAGATCACTGCGGGCAGCAGACCAAGCGAGAGGGATGCGATTGCAGGACCGGGGCAGAAGCCGGCCAACCCCCAGCCGACGCCGAAGATCGATGAACCGATGATGAGTGGGCGGTCGATGCGGGTCTTGGTCGGCAGCTGAAGCTTATCGTCGAACAGAGGCTTGTTGATCGCGGAGGCGATCCTGTAGCCGATGAAGGCGACGACGACGCCGGCGCCGAGAACGAAGATCAGACTCGGGTCCCATGCACCTGTGATGTCGAGGAAAGCTTTCACCTTTGCGGGATTGAGGAGGCCGGAGATCGCAAGGCCGAGCCCGAAGAGCAGGCCGGCGGCAAGGCTCGTCAGGATGCGCATGGCCGCCGTCATAGCCAGCCTCCGAGCCGCATCACGAGCACTGTCAAGATCGCGGTGATCAGAAAGGTCAGCACCGCCGCGAAGGACCGGGGAGACAGTCGTGCCAGTCCCGAGATGCCATGTCCGGAGGTGCAGCCGGAACCCATGCGCGTGCCGAAGCCGACGAGCAGACCAGCGACGATCAGCAACGGCCAGGACGCCGCAACGACCACCTGTGGGGCTGTTCCGAAGATGACGAGATAGGTCAGCGGACCGAGAAGAAGGCCGGCGACGAAGGCGATGTCATGACCCAAGCGCTGGCCGCGATGGCAAAGCAACCCGCCGACGATACCGCTGATCCCGGCGATGTGACCGTTGAGCAGCATGAGAAGACTGGCCGACAAGCCGATCAGCGCGCCGCCGCCCAGGGGAGCGAAATAGGTGTCCGTCACCAGACAGCCCCCTCGAGCACGTCCAGCGGGATCTTCAGGTAGCGCTTGCCGTTACCCTCCGGCTCGGGAAGCCGGCCGCCGTTGATGTTCACCTGCAGCGCATGCAGGATGAGCTTGGGCATCGGCAGGGTCGCGTCGCGCTCCTCGCGTAATTTGACGAAGCTTTCCTCCGTCTGGCCGACGATATGCGGATTGGAGCGCTTCTCCTCGCCAATGGTGCTTTCCCACAACGGCTCGCGCCCACCGGGCTGATAGTCGTGGCCGGTGAAGACGCGGGTTTCGTCAGGAAGGGCGAGTATGTCCTGGATCGACTTCCAGAGAACTTTTGCGCTGCCGCCCGGGAAATCGGCGCGTGCAGTTCCGGAGTCCGGCATGAACAGCGTGTCATGGACGAAAGCGGCGTCGCCGATGACATAGGTGACCGAAGCAAGCGTGTGCCCTGGCGAGAACATCACCCTCGCTTCGATCGTGCCGACCTTGAATGTGTCGCCTTCGGTGAAGAGCCGATCCCATTGGCTGCCGTCAGCCGGGAAGTCAGGCCAGTTGTAGAACGCCTTCCAGAGCTTCTGCACATCGACGACGTGCGCGCCGATCGCTGTCGGAGCTCCGGTCTTGTCCTTGAGGTAGCGGGCCGCGGAAAAGTGGTCGGCGTGCGGATGGGTGTCGAGGACCCACTCGACGGTAAGGCCCTTCTCCGCAATGTAGGCGAGAATCGTATCTGCCTGCTCGGTGCTGGTCGATCCTGACTTCTCGTCATAGTCGAGCACCGGGTCGATGATGACGCATTTCTTCGTCGCGGGATCGTTGACGACATATTGAATGCTGCCGGTGCGCTTCTCGTAGAAGCCCTTGACCTCCGTCTTGCCGGTGTGTCGATGCGCGGCCAGCCAGTCGCGGGCGTTGTCGGGCGCAATGCCGATCTCGCCGGCGACGGCAATCAGTTCGTCGTCGCGGAGGCCCACGACGTCGGCGTCACCGGCCAGAACCCACATGTAGAAGGACCGGGCCCCGGATCGGCAATGCGCAAGCACCGGACCGTCCGAGGCGACGATCGTCTCCGCGAAGCGCCGCACGTCTTCCGGCCCCATGTTGCTGCTCGTCACCGGGATGAAGACATAGTCGAGACCTGCCGCTCTCGCCGCGGCTTCCTCTGCCGCTGTCCCCGGCTGAGAAGCCTCTTCACCATCCGGCCGATTGTTGATGATCGTCTTGAAGCCGCGCCGGGCGAGTTCGACGAACTCCTCGGGTTGAAGCTGCCCTATGACAGAAAGCTTCTCTGTGAGCGGTATCGGTTTCATCGGGCGGCTCCTTGACACCTGCAGATATGAATTACACACTTACATAAAACCAGATATGTAATTCTGCAAGTGGGAGGAGCACCTTGAATGGCCGTTCAGGATGTCCGAGCAGTTCAGGTGTCGGAGTTGAGGCGCGGGATCATTATCGTTGGTGAAGGGGCAGCAGCCGTCACGGCTGGGGCCGCGCTAAAACGACACGATGGAAGTCGATATCGACGCCAACGTAGTTGCCGGCATATCTGTGGCCGAACCTTTTTCGCCAGCTAAATATCACTCCGCCTCTTCCGGCATCGCCCAGGAGCGGAACACCGATGCGTCCCTCACATCCGCCTTCGCGGCGTTTCTGTCTTGCTGGCGCTGGATGGTTTGCGAGGACGCATCATTTGGACGGACGAGCCTTTTTTTCGGCTTCCTGACTTCAACAATGAACTGGCCGGATTTGTCACTCTTCTTCGAAGATTTGGAACTGAACATCATCACATCTCCTGTGGTTGTGTCACTTGTTCGATATTTGCGTTGTCTTACGTGCGTATCGCGCCAATTGCCGATCCTTCCCTACCGCTGCCAGGCGATCCTTGTGTCCTCCAGAGGCAGGCGGGCCAGCGGGTGATAGGGGACGATGCGCGGCGTGAAGTCGGAGACCGGCCGGTTCGGGGGATGGAGGCGCGGTATCGATAAGAGCCTTGGCCCGAATCCTGTCCTGTCATCACCGCGAGGAACGCCTTTTCGCCCGCCATCGGTTCGGCGTAGAGTTCCACTTTGACCATCTCCGGCGGCAGTTCGCCGAGATAGACCTCGACGGAGAAAAGGCGGGTGTCTTCAGCCTCTTCCGTATTTACGGCGCCGAAGCGCACATGCGGCCAGAGCCTGTCGAGGTCCTGTTTCCATCGCGCCAGTTCCCGCGCGACCTTGCCGCCTTCCGCCGAGCGCGCTTCATAGGCCACGGCGGCAGGGAGATAGAATTTCTCCGCATATTCCCGAACGGTGCGATTTGTCGAAAACCGTGGCGCGAGGCTGGCCATGCTTTCGCGGACCCGCTCAATCCAGCGAGTGGGAATACCATCCTGATTGCGGCTGTAGAATTCGGGAACGATGACGTCCTCCAGGAGCGAATAGAGTGCATCCGCTTCCGCCTCGTCAACAGTCGGATCGTCTCCGTGCTCCTCGCCGTCGCCTATGGCCCATCCGACCTCGGGTTCATAGGCCTCCGCCCACCAGCCATCGAGTTCCGACAGATTGAGCCCGCCGTTGGCAAGAATTTTCATGCCGCTGGTGCCGCTGGCTTCC encodes the following:
- a CDS encoding sulfite exporter TauE/SafE family protein, with the translated sequence MLANLGPAFASGGLVGFSLGLVGGGGSILATPLLLYVVGVTQPHIAIGTSALAVSVNAFANLIGHAKSGNVRWRCAIIFAGIGTLGAFAGSTLGKLVDGQRLLFLFGLLMVLVGILMLRPRKPGSAPERPADLRTCLVTAAVAFVAGSASGFFGIGGGFLIVPALILATGMPIINAIGSSLLAVGSFGLATALNYAASGLVDWPVAFEFIAGGLAGGVAGMMLANRLSTGKNTLNRIFAGLIFVVAAYVLYRSAGAFMT
- a CDS encoding YeeE/YedE family protein, producing MTAAMRILTSLAAGLLFGLGLAISGLLNPAKVKAFLDITGAWDPSLIFVLGAGVVVAFIGYRIASAINKPLFDDKLQLPTKTRIDRPLIIGSSIFGVGWGLAGFCPGPAIASLSLGLLPAVIFAVAMFIGMVTHDRFLAGKV
- a CDS encoding YeeE/YedE family protein — translated: MVTDTYFAPLGGGALIGLSASLLMLLNGHIAGISGIVGGLLCHRGQRLGHDIAFVAGLLLGPLTYLVIFGTAPQVVVAASWPLLIVAGLLVGFGTRMGSGCTSGHGISGLARLSPRSFAAVLTFLITAILTVLVMRLGGWL
- the blh gene encoding bifunctional sulfur transferase/dioxygenase Blh, whose translation is MKPIPLTEKLSVIGQLQPEEFVELARRGFKTIINNRPDGEEASQPGTAAEEAAARAAGLDYVFIPVTSSNMGPEDVRRFAETIVASDGPVLAHCRSGARSFYMWVLAGDADVVGLRDDELIAVAGEIGIAPDNARDWLAAHRHTGKTEVKGFYEKRTGSIQYVVNDPATKKCVIIDPVLDYDEKSGSTSTEQADTILAYIAEKGLTVEWVLDTHPHADHFSAARYLKDKTGAPTAIGAHVVDVQKLWKAFYNWPDFPADGSQWDRLFTEGDTFKVGTIEARVMFSPGHTLASVTYVIGDAAFVHDTLFMPDSGTARADFPGGSAKVLWKSIQDILALPDETRVFTGHDYQPGGREPLWESTIGEEKRSNPHIVGQTEESFVKLREERDATLPMPKLILHALQVNINGGRLPEPEGNGKRYLKIPLDVLEGAVW